AGCTCGGTCAGGCCCCGGCCCCGACGCTCGCGCTCGTGACGCGCTCGGGCCGCCTGCCCGACGCCGTGGGCTCCCCCGCCGCCGAGGACGCCGACGGCCGTGGTGGCGTCGTCGCGGTGACGTGCGCGGCGGTGGGGCCCGACGCGCTCGGGTCGCTGCGCCGCCGCCTGGGGGCGGACGCGGTCGTCGTGGCCGGGGACGACGAGGTCGACCTGCCGGCCGCCGTCGCCGCGCTGGCCGACCGCGGCCTGCCCCGGGTGCTCTGCGAGGGCGGACCCGCGCTGCTCGGCGACGTCGCCCGGGCGGGTCTCCTCGACGAGCTGTGCCTCACGACGTCCCCCGCCCTCGTCGCCGGCGACGCCCCCCGCGCCCTCGGGGGCCCGGCGCTCGACGGCCGCCTCCGTCTCGCGCACCTCCTGCTCGCGACCGGCGGCGAGGACGACGGCACGGTGCTGGCCCGGTGGGTCGTCCGGCGCTGACGAGCCGCCGCGTGCCCACGATCCCTCCACCCGAGCAGGCGCCTGTTCGCACCCACGACGGCCCCGCGACGACTAACGGGCGCCTGTTCGCCCACGGCGTCCGGCGACGACGAACAGGCGCCTGTTCGCACCCGCGAAGGCCCCGCGACGGCGAACGGGCGCCTGTTCGCGCCCACGGGCGTCTGACAGCGACGAAGAGGCGCCTGTTCGCGCCCACGGGCGTCTGACAGCGACGAAGAGGCGCCTGTTCGCGACCGTGCGAGACCGGGGACGACGGCCGGACGGGGTTACGGCGGAAGCAAGTCGTCGACCCCCCACGTCGGCTATTGGTGGCCGGTGGCCGAC
This portion of the Pseudokineococcus lusitanus genome encodes:
- a CDS encoding dihydrofolate reductase family protein; the protein is MSDDAPVDGVVHLVHPPAAGASRVVTTSADAGDPQDDLARLYAHAAPSGAALVRGNLVTTVDGAVAGPDGSSRSISTPLDQRVLVLLRSLADVVLIGAGTARVEGYGRLRVRPALRTRRRELGQAPAPTLALVTRSGRLPDAVGSPAAEDADGRGGVVAVTCAAVGPDALGSLRRRLGADAVVVAGDDEVDLPAAVAALADRGLPRVLCEGGPALLGDVARAGLLDELCLTTSPALVAGDAPRALGGPALDGRLRLAHLLLATGGEDDGTVLARWVVRR